The genomic interval taaaaaaattatgtcattaatttttaaagagtttaatgaattaaaattcttcaataTTATGACAAGCTTTCGCTATTCAAAGGTCATTTTACTTCACCTCAGTTTTCATCTCAATATTTAGCTCAATTAACTCAATGATTGATACAagattttacttaaaaaataaaattttaatttcttttctttctctcggAAATATCACTTTATAAGTGATATAAGCTTTAGAAATAATATGAATTAAAATCTCgaatcatatttttaataaataaaaaacaacttttaagtaaaatttaaattggttTTGTAGATATATTAAATGCAAATATAATTTCTGATTATGAATATTTGTAAATGTTTCGCATGTATTAATGTTACgatattaattttatcttatttttgcaaaaattaatattaataaaaaaatgaattaaaaatattttgctttGTTGGTTGGGAGCCTGATCCGACCCGCCATTTGCAACCTCTCTTCCGGATCTAACTACCTAGCAGAACCCGCCCGTTTCGTAAATCAGTTGGAATATAAAGTCATAGAACAAACGTTGAAAACTGCATCTGAATTTCGAAGAGCAGAAAAAGGGAATCAAAAGCTTCCGAAgagaaaatttgaaagatGGTAAATTGGAACAACCCATTTCAAATCgattcttttttctccttattctacgctcaaaattataattccaatttttcatttttccagGTTTGCATCGCTTGTCTATTGCCACTCTTCCTCGTCCCGATCGTGAATATTTTGCCTCTCCTTTTCCATTAcataatggtaaaattatttaacttttcaatcatctttttttttatttgattagttAATAtctgtttaattaatttcttttttttttgggcgGTTCAGGGTAAAATTTACAAGCTTTTTGGATGGGAATACCGGAAACCGGAGAGGGCACCTCCGGCGTGTCCGTATAAACCGGCTGCAAAGATGGAAAACGTTAGAAAAGTGAGTGATTAATTGCCTGCTTAAATTATGTGtttgcttttttttaaatttttattgaattattaaTACAAAGTTTGCtctgaagtttttttttttattattatctattGATTCATTGTCATGACCGGATGAAATTCTGGTCCTTGAGGTAGTCAGAGTTTGTTAGGTTTTGAAACCATGGTTTTAATTAGttgaaaaataaagcaatGGAGGCTAAATGATGTGCATATGCTTAAGCAcaacctttttgtttttctaaaaTTGTGTGAAAGAAGTGTTAGGGAATATcgatttaaaattatttccaatgGGTAGATTAATGGACCTAGAAGTTCAATGACTAATTTGGCCATGACTGAAGGGCTATACCTTGGTGGTAtagcttttattttgaacaagGCCTAAATGGGTGGTTAATATGTTAATCAACTTTATTTGTATTCGTTATTGTGATGAGTGTGGAGCTTGTGCATTGGACTAGCATATGATCTAGCTCAGGAAGTTTAAACTGGTTTGCTTCCTAGCCTCGTACCTTATGTTTAGGATTTTGGAGGGATAGGGGTGTAGAGGATACGAGGATGGAGAGGATagggaaagaagaaagggaaataAGGAAAATGCATTTCTCTCCTTAATTGGTCAGAGTGGACAGGAGATGAGAGTGTAAAGTAACTCTAATACCACTTTTCACAGGCCGGCAACTTAAGTGCTCTTGCTGTGTGACCTTAGGCACCTTCCATACTTATGATAGCCTAAGTCAGCCTAAACCACTTCTCACTCCAAGGAATGGACCCAAACAAGAGAAATGCGTAACTAAGTAAGCAAGAACGAGAGTGAGGCAAAGAGAGTTTGTATTCACAATATGAACAACCAATGTGCAAGAGAAGTAACCCACACACTATCTCCGATGGATCAGAACCCCTTTTATAGCCACAGGGTCCCCTACAACGGTTAGAAGTCTTGAACCTCAAATTTAAATGGCCCCCAACAGCCGCCAATGAATTCTGGTGGGCCAGGAGGCTCTTCTAGTTGTTGGAACAGTGTTCTGATCAGTCTGCCCCTCGACTAGCTGTTGCACGGTGCCTACGTAGGGGTAGCTGGCTGGCTTGGCCCCCTGGCCTTCTTTCCTGCTGCCTGGTGAAAACTCCCCTAGGCCTGGCCGAACTTGCAGGCCATAACATTCTTCCCCACTCAGTCCAGCAACACCCTTGTTGCTAGGACATTGTTGCCCCCTTCTCTGCGCTCCACACATTGTGTCTCCGTGCATTTGCCTCGGGCCTGCTGACCTTGTGTGCTGTTGCTTGATttggaaaattgtttaaaCCCTTCTTTTATTCCTCCCACCCCAAATATCTCAAGTTGAGAGAAACCAAAGCTGTGAGCCTTAGAGGGATTTAGAAGAATAGTCAGAAGTAACTCTGTTGCAAAAAATGATGACTCTCATGGGTTGTCATGTAAAGTAGTTGGGGATTTATTCTATCTATGGTATTGTTGTTTTCTCTCCATGAGAGACTATTTGGCAAATACAATCCAATTATTAATGGTTTAATAAGAGGTATCTGCTTCTTGGGAGAAAACTTTTTGAATAGTTATGCCTAGTAGAGTTTTTGTTCTCCATTGTCCACCTGGGTTATGTTACTAGTATGGCAAAACTTATTAGGAATTCTGAAATCAAGGTAAGTGGCAGGAATGTAAGATTCCATAAGCAAGGTAAATGTGGGAAAGTTATCTAGTCTCAATTGCAGGAGAAATGTTTGATCatttgcttttttttaaaaaaaacaataaagcATGTAACATCAGATTCAGTTCATGTTATTTGTGTTTTAGGAAGACTATGATGACAATTACTCTTTTGCACTTAAAAGCGGCATGACACCAATCTTAGTTGTATGGAGTTGGTTCGTGTCAGTCATGTGTAGGATATGCTTATTGTAGCAATCTTAAGCATTCTTATTAGGCCGGTCTTCTTTGCAAACTTATGTTGTACACAAAACATCCAGAAACCGCCAACACTCGAATGCTGTATGTCTTATAAGCTGTTGTCTAAATAATTGTGTTTGAATTCTGGTTTGTGATAGTGGTTCTGGTTGCTGCTGCTCATGTCTTACTGCTGTCCTGGCTTTGGACTCTTCAAACTTCTACTCATTCTGTGCATGTAGGTTTGTTTTATATCCTTCGATTTGGTAAAGGTTTTCCGGTGTTTTGACAGGTTGGGCCAGAAACTGTACCTGGTAGTATACCCGAGTCTAGTTCGAAACCAGTGGAAGTGACAGATGGCAAGCAGGACTGATGCTGAAGTTGGAGTGTTTTCCATTGTATGAAAATCATTCCTTACCATAACAATCCTTCTGAAAATAGACTTGTTAAGCTTGTTGatttggagaagaaaaaacaaaaatcatgtAGTATGTTTTTATCAGAAGGCAAAACTGATGATATGATAAAGAATGTTTTGATTACCTAAGCTTTAGTGAAAAAACATGCATTTAGAAGCTATGAAATCCGTTTTCCATTTGGCGAAAcctgaaaaatgaaaaaaatatttcctCTGATCCTCTTCTGAAAGAGCAGTAGACTCGGTTCCAATGTAGATGACAACAGTAAAAGGGCCGAGGGGTTAAGTCTCTATGATGCCCGGTCCATTAGCCCAAAAGCCAAAAATCGGAGCTGCATGGCCCTGTCAATGGTCCACCATGGCCCATTCAATGTTAAGAATTCGTTGATTATTATAAGAAAAGGAACACAGTAGAGGCTAAGTGGCTAACCTCAACATGGGAAGCGTCACCGGCCTGGTCTATTGTAATGATATGAGATTGTCGGCGAAATTAGCTTATATTATCTTGCTTGAGAAGTAAAATCCTGATTAAATATGGTAGTGGGCCCCCCCTTCTTTCGGTTAACTTGTTTGGACTCTTCATGTGTTTGCCCTCCCAAAGTTTGAAACAATTTTGGGGActctcatttctttctttcatctttcCCTTTCAATTACCAAGCGAATCTACGGCACAGATTCCGTGGGCACCCCTTCCAtattggaaaaaaattgattcCTCATTTTGGTggcaaattttttttctttggctgAAAATGACATCCAATCAATGGTTATAATAGTCTAAATGTGGGCTCTTAATGTGAACTGGATGTCTGGAACCACTTAAAATGGGCCAGAACCcaactttttattatttgttaaaaaataatataaaaaagttgGACATTACAATCACGAAGTCAGTACCCCCACCTCAAAAGGTTAAAATGTGCAGTAACACAGTCTATAAGTTACCTAAGAACTTATCGTGAGATTGAAACAGCCTAGTATTTCTGTTAAAACGTTTAGTGTAATATTCTATCTCACCGAATTTAACGATGAGGTCACTGTATTTACTTTTTCTTAGAAGTACTTGATGTGGACTGAATTTATTCTTATACCATCTGTCACATGTCAAAAACACAACCAACTGCCAGCTTAGGAGTGGAAAATACATTtcaaaaaacccaaaaccatATAATCACAAGGTTTATTGCATGCAAAATGTGGGAGCGACAAAAGTGAGTGTAAATCACTGTTGAGAAACTGTAGTTTAAGTGGCCATCTAATAAACAATCATGTGACGTGTTTGACTTCCACCTTACGAAAAACGTAGCAGAACCATGTGAGTAGGTAGGTCAGCAACAACAGCAAATCTTGTGGAGACAACCTAGATATTCGTTGTTTTAAGAAGGAAATTTAGGGCAACTGCCACACGAAGAGTCAATCTGGTCAAAAAGAATTTTGTTCAACCCAACAAATCTTGTAGTCTTGATTGGTTTACTTGGCTGCCAAGGGAAGCTTGggtttatattattattattattattatgagaATAATTTGACAAAACGTTTGTTTTCAAGCGATGGTTCATCTTGTTTGCGATCAAAGTTGGACCTAATTActtggaagaaagaaagaaagaattttcaaGTGAGacatgtgtcatgcttttcaataatacatatatatatatgttgagTAGGTACTTTAAATTGAGTAACAGCATGGGCTTCCCACGTTTTTAATACTAATATATCAGattaatttgttaagcaagaagatcatcttaattatgataatttattcaaaattatcttttatcaattttgatttgatatatatCAGTTCATCACTTTAGTACTTTTATGTTGGGTTAATTAAACATGTTAGCTAAAACCCTATGAAAAAGGGGCAAGACAAGTTGATGTTGTCTACCCTTTCTCTTCATGTGAAGTTGGTccaaaagaagagaaaaagtgaagagAATGAACAAACTAAGTATCTCAATGCATTTTCTCCGAAGTTCAATGGGAATCTTTATTGTCCACCCACTGCCTAATGAGTCCCCTAAGTCTCACACTGCGCCCAATAAAAATTCACAATCCCACAGTTCTTTATTCCTCAACTTGGTCCCTTTCTTTATCCCATTGTCATTCAAAATTGAATACTCACAAACACTTTCCATGACTCCCACGTAATGTATAGTAACATTTTGTGACTCGAAGGGTAGGTACGAGGCCAAACCATGGGTTTGCAAACTTGTGAAGGTCATTTTCTAATACCACTTGCTAGGCCAACACCCCACTCtcaaataatataatcaatcGAGAAACACatgttttaaaagatttttctaAGATGTGATCAAATACGTGGGAGATTTATTGTTAAGAGAACTGTATAGGTATAATTCTTgaaaaagtttataaattatttaaaaaaatttaaacaaatttttatttatctgttgtattcaatcaaacacttatttttttatccaataaattttttaattaacgATTGACTAATTactattaatcaaaatatcattgattattttataatatatcaaCATGTCACGTTAATATCATGtgacataaaatgataaatgttaTTTTGATTACTAACagttaattaatcattaattataaagatttatttgattcaaaatgaaattataaaatgttattgaatataataaaaaattttaaaattttaaaataatttaaattttttttaaatattatgccAATATCGGAAAACACAGTTAAGGATTGATATTGTgcattttttcctttcattttcgAATTAAGGTAAACAAGAGGTGTGTTCAAAGCAAGTGGATGATATCCCATCGTTTTCAAACCAATCTTTGGTCGCAAACtcctttgtttttggtttCATCTTctgattaaataaatattactttGTTGTTGGGATTGATAATGTACATATATTGCTTCCACTTGTGCGATGGGGGTTATTGTGGGTCCCAAAATTCTTGGAAATTCAGAAGGGAAAAACGGACTTGGATTGGATTATCACCGCTTTGGTCCCACTGCTCCTGGCTGACTAGGATGTGCTGGTGAGCCACATTTGAAACTTACTGAACTTctgttaattattattattattactcaATTTTATAACCTATTTAAGTTCATTTCCACCTGTTTATAAATGTATATAATTAGAACATGTGTCACTTAGTGGTAAAGGTACATTCaatgagaaaaagaagttcttgtttaaaacataaattgaattttttttttcactttttatctATTTGGATACAAAATGCATGTGATAGACCAATGAAATATTGTCTCAACGGCAAAGAAGacacttttgaaatttttaaatccTCTATTCAAGTCTTACTTAGGTagattcaatcaaattttatatcgATTTGTATAGTAATTTTTTGGCATAatgttttaattgaattattcaaaaaattttaattaaattgttattattttattatattaaaagaagttttgatattttttattttaaattaaataaattcttacattacttgttattttttaattgatatgatgttgatatgaaaagttaaaaaaaatcaagtgatTATATCATCATGTCACGTTAACATGTTATGTCAGCATATAACGTCAATATCacgtgatataaaataataagtgatattttgactatCAACAATTATTCAATTGTTAATcgtaaaagtttatttaatttaaaataaaagtataagagttTGGACGCatacaatagaaaaataaaaatttatttaaatttttttaaataattcaaaaaaatttttaatatgatgtctaaattttttcataaatataatttgtgatacatatgaaaattattttgattataattgaaaattttattcgTAATtgtaatttcataaaaaaatgcaTGAATAAATATGCATTAagtgaataaaattaaatcctcATGGTATGTTTTTGGATACTAAAGGGTGCTTACTGGCACCAAGCATTTTAAAAGCTAGAATGATTAAAGAGAAAATCGTAGTTGTTTCTTTTACAAAAGGAGAAGGCAGAAGACAGAGATTCAACGTACAAACTATTAGTCGGTTTGAAACTTTTTTTCGACGTACCGTGAAAGgtgaaatttaattattaatcaaGAATTGGAGTTTAATGTCCGTAGCTTTTTCAAAGTTTATAAagaacaaatttgaatttaattgagAGCCCGTTTAGAAGGCCAACTGATACTTTTAAATGTGACccttagtatatatatatatatatatatatatatatatataataataataataatatatatatatattttacttttcataCTTATATTCATTGCAAGtatgattgagaaaaaaatatatgtaacTCACACGGGTTTAATTTGGTTATGTGatataattgattaaagacatgatatttaaaaaatttcatgaattattTCGAATAAtacaaataagttttttttcttattatgttcaattaaatttttatattttattttaaatcaaatgagtttttataattaatggttgTTAGTCAAAATcttacttatcattttatgtcaCGTGGTGTTGACatatcataataaataatgaaatgatatattaatgtgatatgatcatatgatattttaatttcacttttaCGTCAACATCATATTAATACTAcgtgaatataaaatgataaataatattttgattaaagacagttgattaattgttaatcataaaagtctatttaatttaaaataaaaatataaaaacttgattgaatgtaataaaagaataaatttttatttaaattttttaaaaaaattaaattttttttcaacattatacttgattaaaatataatataaatttatcgTGTCTAAACTCAATTctcttatatttatatatatatatatatatatatatatatataaaacaaactCAATTCTCTAAATAAAGTAGAAAATCAagttaaatgaaaatgatatttatatcttgTTAAATTGTTTGCAAACCATTAACCCAAAGTGTGAAGTGCCAAGCCAAAGCCTGCTCCCCTGGCTTGGGTAAACGAGTATTTCACCCAAAATATCACCGAACGCTGATTGACTGAAAATTGTGGGGTGGAAAGGCGTGGCGTCATTGCATGGCGTCAAACGTGATCAGCATCTCCCTTTTGTGTGTACACAAAAATAATATCAGACTGGGAGGTGCGAAAGCAACCCTCTTTATAAAGCCCTTTCACTTCCACTGGTTAGCCTGTCCCAATCTTTCCCTCCATCGAAGTGGACACCAAACAATAACTTCACTTTTTTATAAACAAAGTTTAGGAAAAGCTTACTaatagtttctttttttttgagcCTTTCCTAACCCCCATGTGGGTTTGGGTCTTTATCACCCCAATTATCAAACCCCTCTCACATAATCCTAGCTGAAGGGACTCGTGGCTCCATGCCCACCGTTTGCTTTGTTCTACTTGTATGAGACAGgcctttttcctctttctccTCGGCTATTGATTATTATTAAGCCTATTGAGCTTGATGTGTGCTTAGATGGATTGATCGAGGGATGAGTTGGGAACCCTCCGATGTGAAATTTTGTGCATGAGGATGCTTGCTTTTGTTTGTTGCCACTATAGGACATGATATTGCCATGGAAATTATTAGTAAAATGTTACTAGAGTTACGACAGGCAATACATGTATATTTGCAAGAACAATCTGCAGGACGGCTTAATAagtttaaatgttttaaaattaaatatttaaataaagtttttttattgaaattaaaaaaaataattaaaattttattcttttagtatttttgaaatgtaaaatttttaattaattttttattttataaattaaaaaaattagttttatatatataaaaaataacttttgaaaatcattaaatatatattactgttaattaaatgaaaatagaaaaaataattgagaattaatagtATTATGGAATTAgaaagtgataaaaaatttagatttattaagcacataattataGAATTGAGAGaatatgtcattttattaattatcttgatttttacatatttttaatgaaaaatgagataaataattgagaattaataaagatataagaattaatttaataagtagttattttattaattatttaatttttatatatgtttaatataattaattatattattataaaattatgaagtCTATTGAAAATTGAAACCTAAAGCAAGAACTTTGGTAGCTTTACACCATAGTCGACCCTGGCAATAAGTAAgcaattgaaattgaaaatacGTACTAGATAATGGTGTTTAGATATTTCCAAATTATAGGAGGAAGCATAAGAGAAATAAGTATAATTGATAAAACCATTAGTAGGAATACAATTTACTAGTCATTTTACTATTTAATAATTCATGTCTCaatcttgaaaattatgtTTGTCCCACCCATGTTAGGATcttatttcttgttttctttgttaaagTTTATTAAACCACgagatttatcattttcattattatttttttttcattttttagaCGTGTCGATTGACCATAgttcatcatcttcttcactagaagtttttttttttttttcttttcaagcaTCTACAAAGAAAGTAATCAAAAGAAATCCAAAACAACCCTCACACTAGTTATAGGTATTCTAGCATGCATTCACCAAGATGTTAAAATAATTCTCTAGTCAATTATTTAGAACTAATTACAGTGTATTTCACTCAAATTGTTAACCTAATTGAACTCAAAGAGAACAATAAAATTACAGAAAAAGCAGACTCAAAACTTTGGATTTCTTTCCTTAAGAATATATACgagaaagtttaaaaatgtttttaaaccTTATAACTCATGGTAAAGTTAATTTTAGAAGATGAGAAACGTCAAATTGTCAAAGTGTGTAATGTTaactctttccatattgttCTACTGTAATGCCAACAAAGAGAGAAGGGCATTACCACCCTATAATTGGCATAAACTAAGATTCCAAAAATTCCTAAACCAAAAAGATTATCGTTTAATTCCGTCTAATGCATATACTTTCAAGGATTCAAAGTCCATCGCATCCATTAGTTAATCCAAATTATCACTAACCACCAAGATCGATGACATTGGTGCCTCGTGACCTCACCTTCACTCCTTGTATATGGTCAAATGAACCACTCTACACGTGGGAGATAGATGCCTACTCACCccgtttaaaaaataaatggggATTAATCGAAACGGTGACGTGTTACCGACAAATGACAAAGGTAACTTTTTCCTGAAACGTGGGTTAAAGGGCAGTTGAAAGATCACGTGAGCAGCGGGGGACCATCCAGAAAATGAAAACGACACGTGATGGCGGCTGATGCCCCTCCGTGTGCGGGGGTGAGTCACGAGCGAGTTACGCGAATGCTGCTGACTGCTGAAGAAGGGAAATTCACAACGGAAGGAGATGTAAAAGGAGATGGGAAAATTAAAACGcacaagtttttatttttatatttgtttaaaaCGGAGGATATAAAGAATGCCCGATAATGTTGGGCCGTGTCAGTGCCACATAATACTGCTGCGAAGATTACGGATACGGGGGTCCCAAAATGTTTCAAAACGAGTAGGAGGGAAAGGGGAGGATAATATTTAGAGAGGAGGGATAAGGAATCCAAGCTTAACAAAATCCAAAAACAGACCGAGGAATCAATGATTGGGGATTGTTTTGCTCAACAAAATGCTAGATTTTGTCGTTTTAATGTATTTTCTAATAGATCgtgtataaaataattataaatggTTTATGTAAAATAGATAGAGAAGAGGTGTATTACGCCTTGAAGTACAAGGTTAGAAAGCAATGGTATTTGTTGTCGATATAGGGGTTTGAGTTTTGAGAGCATCTGGCTGGAGATATTGAAAACCGTATCACCAAACACCAAGAGAAACCGAAATGGGTAAAAGGGAAAATGGGAAAATAGACTAGTAAACAACAACTACAAGTGAAGCACAAGCGAAGGAAAGAAAGCAGCGAAACACTTGACTTtcagtctctctctctctctctg from Theobroma cacao cultivar B97-61/B2 chromosome 5, Criollo_cocoa_genome_V2, whole genome shotgun sequence carries:
- the LOC18598042 gene encoding uncharacterized protein LOC18598042; translation: MVCIACLLPLFLVPIVNILPLLFHYIMGKIYKLFGWEYRKPERAPPACPYKPAAKMENVRKVGPETVPGSIPESSSKPVEVTDGKQD